Proteins co-encoded in one Hymenobacter swuensis DY53 genomic window:
- a CDS encoding chloramphenicol acetyltransferase — MKQLIDQASWNRREHFSFFSAFEEPFFGVVAEVDAAPALARAKALGLSFFQVYLHAALTAVNQVENLRYRVEDGQVYCYEQINVSPTLGRPDHTFGFSFVPYHPDLRTFGESLSAEADAVRQSSGLRLSPETARPDVIHFSALPWVNFTSLTHARSFSHPDSIPKISVGRLRPDGSRQLMPVAVNVHHGLADGYHVGLFLQAFQRELNGGQYAP, encoded by the coding sequence ATGAAACAGCTCATTGACCAAGCTTCCTGGAATCGGCGGGAGCATTTTTCCTTCTTTTCTGCCTTCGAGGAGCCGTTTTTTGGCGTAGTGGCCGAGGTGGATGCTGCTCCGGCTCTGGCCCGCGCCAAGGCCTTAGGCCTATCGTTTTTTCAGGTATACCTGCACGCAGCGCTTACGGCCGTAAACCAAGTGGAAAACCTGCGCTACCGGGTAGAAGACGGCCAGGTGTATTGCTACGAACAGATCAATGTTTCCCCCACTTTAGGCCGCCCCGACCACACCTTCGGCTTCAGCTTCGTGCCATACCACCCCGATTTGCGGACGTTTGGGGAAAGCCTGTCGGCCGAAGCCGACGCCGTGCGCCAGAGCAGCGGCCTGCGTCTCAGCCCTGAAACAGCCCGCCCCGATGTCATCCACTTTTCAGCCCTGCCCTGGGTGAACTTCACCAGCCTCACCCACGCCCGTTCGTTCTCCCACCCCGACAGTATACCGAAGATTTCCGTAGGTCGGCTCCGGCCCGATGGCAGCCGCCAGTTGATGCCCGTAGCCGTCAACGTGCATCATGGCTTAGCCGATGGCTACCACGTAGGGTTGTTTCTGCAAGCTTTTCAGCGGGAGTTGAACGGCGGGCAGTATGCCCCGTAG
- a CDS encoding GNAT family N-acetyltransferase, translated as MTTPLRIFVAKRNPATATQLAEMGRRMFHDTYAAQNRPEDMAAYEEATFGPDKQLAELQEPDTVFLLAQMVQEVVGYAKLRLHSTLGLDPEKMPEDRLEIERLYVAEDWIGTGLGASLMRRAIEEAREQGCRAVVLGVWEKNERAREFYQRFGFKRIGEHTFTIGSDVQNDLILRKGL; from the coding sequence ATGACTACTCCGCTTCGCATCTTTGTTGCCAAACGCAACCCTGCCACCGCTACCCAACTCGCCGAAATGGGCCGCCGCATGTTTCACGACACGTATGCTGCTCAGAACCGGCCCGAAGATATGGCGGCTTACGAAGAGGCTACTTTCGGCCCCGACAAGCAGCTGGCTGAGCTGCAGGAGCCCGATACCGTGTTTTTGCTGGCCCAGATGGTGCAGGAAGTAGTGGGCTACGCCAAACTCAGGCTCCATTCTACTTTGGGCCTCGACCCGGAGAAAATGCCCGAAGACCGGTTGGAAATTGAGCGGCTGTACGTGGCCGAGGATTGGATTGGCACCGGCCTGGGAGCTTCGCTCATGCGTCGGGCCATTGAGGAAGCACGCGAGCAGGGCTGCCGGGCCGTTGTACTGGGAGTATGGGAAAAGAATGAACGGGCCCGGGAGTTCTACCAACGGTTTGGCTTCAAGCGCATTGGTGAACATACCTTCACCATTGGCTCCGACGTGCAGAACGACCTGATTCTGCGGAAGGGGCTGTAA
- a CDS encoding helix-turn-helix domain-containing protein has product MKTTLLHIKNMVCPRCIDAVRSLLEQAGYRPTDVQLGQAQLDQSTPADPASVAPMLREAGFDVIMGRADQLTEQIKTALVEYLEHLRTARMPLTTSAFLTDRFAATYSHLSKVFSRTANLTIEKYLIRLKIERVKEMLSYNDMTLSEIAEHMRYSSGQHLSNQFRQVTGRSVSEFRRDLMPRRLSLDQLA; this is encoded by the coding sequence GTGAAAACTACGCTCCTCCACATTAAAAACATGGTTTGCCCACGCTGCATTGATGCCGTGCGCAGCCTCCTTGAGCAAGCAGGTTACCGCCCCACCGATGTGCAGCTGGGCCAGGCCCAACTAGACCAAAGCACTCCCGCCGACCCCGCATCCGTTGCTCCCATGCTCCGCGAAGCCGGTTTTGACGTAATTATGGGCCGGGCCGACCAGCTTACTGAACAGATCAAAACGGCACTGGTCGAGTACCTGGAGCACCTGCGCACGGCGCGGATGCCCCTGACTACTTCGGCCTTCCTGACGGACCGCTTTGCGGCCACGTACTCGCACCTGAGCAAAGTATTTTCGCGCACGGCCAACCTCACCATCGAGAAATACCTGATCCGCCTCAAAATTGAGCGCGTGAAGGAGATGCTGAGCTACAATGATATGACGCTGAGTGAAATTGCCGAGCACATGCGCTACAGCTCCGGACAGCACCTGAGCAACCAGTTCCGGCAGGTAACCGGCCGCTCGGTAAGCGAATTCCGCCGCGACCTGATGCCGCGTCGCCTCTCGCTGGATCAGCTGGCGTAA
- a CDS encoding dienelactone hydrolase family protein, producing MNTLRSVCFAVCCPIGAAALVLLAGCSGNTDSEAAATVPPPTGHYEGPISYQGAELRVALELREISPGKLQAEVSFPQLPGLEFEAARTSYQAPQLRLEQLAAQQGGITVQAVREGDFLRGVLRWDSLQADFVWVRRGEAAARGFREQVFAVPGTGFRRLRLLLPDDTLPQHPALVLLAPPPTVAAAGSRAVYLARRGFVTVVVPVAAASDSATAQTTAAVLATVRRQVGVDSSRVGYWGRGPATVLVAAAAGQLPQPGFVVLEGASAATRAEAQLYQVLSQQRIPTLSLYASLDTTVQVQASARRLRTALGYRKGTQVRIIPQATADFLQPGRTRSDGQWQWPQPAAGYWPGLTEWLGQR from the coding sequence TTGAATACTCTTCGGTCTGTGTGCTTTGCGGTTTGCTGCCCAATAGGAGCAGCAGCCCTGGTCCTGCTGGCTGGCTGCTCCGGCAATACGGACTCAGAAGCTGCTGCCACGGTGCCACCGCCCACGGGCCACTACGAAGGACCCATCAGCTACCAGGGCGCAGAGCTGCGGGTAGCACTGGAATTGCGCGAAATCAGTCCGGGAAAACTGCAGGCGGAAGTGAGCTTTCCTCAACTGCCCGGGCTTGAGTTTGAAGCCGCCCGTACCAGTTATCAGGCCCCGCAGCTGCGGCTGGAGCAGCTGGCGGCTCAGCAAGGAGGTATTACGGTGCAGGCGGTCCGGGAAGGAGACTTTCTGCGGGGAGTATTGCGCTGGGATAGTCTGCAGGCCGATTTCGTGTGGGTGCGTCGGGGTGAAGCCGCCGCGCGGGGTTTTCGGGAGCAGGTCTTTGCCGTTCCCGGCACCGGCTTCCGCCGGCTGCGCCTGCTACTCCCCGATGATACGCTGCCTCAGCACCCAGCTCTGGTGCTGCTCGCTCCGCCGCCTACTGTTGCTGCGGCCGGTAGCCGGGCAGTATATCTGGCCCGTCGGGGCTTTGTTACAGTGGTGGTGCCCGTAGCGGCAGCATCCGATTCAGCAACCGCCCAGACAACAGCGGCCGTGTTGGCTACTGTGCGCCGGCAGGTCGGCGTTGATTCCAGTCGGGTAGGCTATTGGGGCCGCGGCCCGGCTACCGTGCTAGTTGCGGCGGCGGCTGGGCAGTTGCCGCAGCCCGGTTTTGTGGTGTTAGAAGGCGCCTCAGCAGCCACGCGGGCCGAGGCACAGTTGTATCAAGTGCTGAGCCAGCAGCGCATTCCTACGCTGAGCCTGTACGCTAGCCTCGATACGACGGTGCAGGTGCAGGCCAGCGCGCGTCGGCTGCGCACGGCACTGGGTTACCGGAAAGGCACGCAGGTACGCATCATTCCGCAGGCTACTGCCGATTTTCTGCAACCCGGCCGCACGCGTTCCGATGGTCAATGGCAATGGCCCCAACCAGCGGCCGGCTACTGGCCTGGCCTTACCGAATGGCTTGGGCAACGGTAA
- a CDS encoding B12-binding domain-containing radical SAM protein, with protein sequence MSSTAQPRILLITPPLTQLNTPYPATAYLKGFLGGRGYAVTQADLGLELVLQLFSRAGLQRVFAEIEAGSFALSDNARRMLRLKNSYLSTVEPVVRFLQNKDNTLAPRICHSRFLPEASRFDNVADLETAFGTMGLTDQARHLATLYLEDLGDLIKETVGPQFGFSRYAEKLGMSATTFDALHEALQTPPNLLDRMLLELLDTLLERAQPDIVGFTVPFPGNLYGALRLAARVKQTRPGTYTSMGGGYPNTELRTIREPRFFDYIDFLTLDDGEGPWLRLLEAISGHTERQAELAEASLPLTYQFQGNEAVEMLRQAQPDIPLQPIPTHQLQRTFLRNAAGEVEYINHPAPDIPHPEVGTPDYSDLPLTEYLSVIEVLNPMHRLWSDGRWNKLTIAHGCYWKRCSFCDVTLDYISRYETAPAALLVDRIEQIIAQTGQTGFHFVDEAAPPLALRDLAVELLKRRVSITWWGNIRFEKTFTPDLCRLLAASGCIAVSGGLEVASDRLLALMEKGVTIAQVARVTDGFTQAGIMVHAYLMYGFPTETAQETVDSLEVVRQLFQAGIVQSGYWHRFSMTAHSPVGKNPAKYQVVPTGPEPGPFAWNDLWHDDPTGTDHEQFGPGLAKALYNYLHGVALQEPLGFWFDFRVPKPNVPRHLISQALQESAKPDASRLNNRLFWLGNAPELRLESGKKGGRAVLTFYEQAEDFEVSVPTVLGPWLHALLTNLTADYDTKVLLKDAAAVYPTTGQPWEQFLLSPAWQLLREKGLLIL encoded by the coding sequence GTGTCGTCTACTGCCCAACCCCGCATCCTGCTTATTACGCCGCCGCTCACGCAGCTCAACACGCCGTATCCGGCCACGGCCTACCTCAAGGGGTTTCTGGGCGGGCGCGGCTACGCGGTAACCCAGGCCGACCTGGGGCTGGAGCTGGTGTTGCAGCTGTTTTCGCGGGCGGGCCTGCAGCGAGTGTTTGCCGAAATTGAAGCCGGCAGCTTTGCCCTGAGCGACAACGCGCGCCGGATGCTGCGCCTCAAAAATAGCTATCTGAGCACGGTGGAGCCGGTCGTCCGGTTTTTGCAGAACAAGGATAACACGCTGGCCCCGCGCATCTGCCACAGCCGGTTTCTACCCGAAGCCAGCCGCTTCGATAACGTGGCCGACCTGGAAACGGCCTTTGGCACGATGGGCCTCACTGATCAGGCGCGCCACCTAGCCACGCTCTACCTCGAAGACCTAGGCGACCTGATCAAGGAAACCGTGGGGCCGCAGTTCGGCTTTTCGCGCTACGCCGAGAAGCTGGGTATGTCGGCCACCACCTTCGATGCGCTGCACGAGGCGCTGCAGACCCCGCCGAACCTGCTCGACCGGATGCTGCTGGAGCTGCTGGATACGCTGCTGGAACGCGCCCAACCTGATATAGTGGGCTTTACGGTGCCGTTTCCCGGTAACCTGTACGGCGCGCTGAGACTAGCGGCCCGCGTGAAGCAGACGCGTCCCGGCACCTACACCAGCATGGGCGGTGGTTACCCCAACACGGAGCTGCGCACCATCCGGGAACCCCGCTTCTTCGATTACATCGATTTTCTGACCCTGGACGACGGCGAAGGCCCGTGGCTGCGGCTGTTGGAAGCTATCAGCGGCCATACAGAACGTCAGGCTGAGCTTGCCGAAGCATCTCTACCGCTGACTTATCAATTCCAAGGCAACGAAGCGGTAGAGATGCTTCGACAGGCTCAGCCTGACATTCCTCTCCAACCGATACCTACTCACCAACTTCAGCGCACCTTTCTGCGCAATGCGGCCGGCGAGGTGGAGTACATCAACCATCCGGCGCCGGATATTCCGCATCCCGAGGTCGGCACGCCCGACTATTCCGACTTGCCGCTGACGGAATATTTATCGGTGATTGAGGTGCTGAACCCCATGCACCGGCTCTGGAGCGACGGGCGCTGGAACAAGCTCACCATTGCCCACGGCTGCTACTGGAAACGCTGCTCCTTCTGCGACGTGACGCTGGACTACATTTCGCGCTACGAAACCGCACCGGCCGCCCTGCTAGTGGATCGGATTGAGCAGATCATTGCCCAGACCGGCCAGACCGGCTTTCACTTTGTGGACGAAGCCGCCCCGCCCCTGGCCCTGCGTGATTTGGCCGTGGAGCTGCTGAAGCGGCGGGTAAGCATTACGTGGTGGGGCAATATCCGCTTCGAGAAAACCTTCACGCCTGACCTGTGCCGGCTGCTGGCGGCCTCAGGCTGCATTGCCGTGAGTGGCGGGCTGGAAGTAGCTTCCGACCGCCTCTTGGCCCTTATGGAAAAAGGCGTGACCATTGCCCAGGTCGCCCGCGTGACGGATGGCTTTACCCAGGCCGGCATTATGGTCCACGCCTACCTGATGTACGGTTTCCCCACCGAAACCGCCCAGGAAACCGTGGATTCGCTGGAAGTGGTGCGGCAGCTGTTCCAGGCCGGCATTGTGCAGAGCGGCTACTGGCATCGATTCTCGATGACGGCCCACTCGCCGGTGGGTAAGAACCCAGCGAAGTATCAGGTAGTCCCGACCGGCCCTGAGCCCGGCCCTTTCGCCTGGAACGACCTGTGGCACGACGACCCCACCGGCACCGACCACGAACAGTTCGGCCCTGGTCTGGCCAAGGCTCTTTACAACTACCTGCACGGCGTGGCGTTGCAGGAGCCGTTGGGTTTCTGGTTTGACTTCCGGGTGCCTAAGCCCAACGTACCGCGCCATCTCATTAGCCAGGCGTTGCAGGAATCTGCCAAACCCGATGCCAGCCGGCTCAACAACCGCCTGTTCTGGCTGGGCAATGCGCCCGAGTTGCGTCTGGAATCCGGCAAAAAAGGCGGGCGGGCTGTGCTCACATTTTACGAGCAGGCTGAGGATTTTGAGGTAAGCGTACCGACCGTGCTCGGCCCCTGGCTGCATGCGCTACTCACTAACCTGACGGCCGACTACGATACCAAAGTGCTGCTGAAAGATGCGGCGGCTGTTTATCCTACCACTGGGCAACCTTGGGAGCAGTTTCTGCTGAGCCCAGCCTGGCAGCTGCTGCGGGAAAAAGGACTCCTGATTTTATAA
- the uvrB gene encoding excinuclease ABC subunit UvrB: protein MKYQLTSEFQPTGDQPKAIRQLVEGVNNGEPAQVLLGATGTGKTFTMANVIAETGKPALVLCHNKTLAAQLYGEFKQFFPNNAVEYYISYYDYYQPEAYIASSDVFIEKDLAINQEIEKLRLHCTSTLLSGRRDVIVIASVSCIYGIGNPEEFSKNVIYMAPGLRYSRNNLLYQFVQILYSRTEVEFTRGSFRVKGDTVDIFPAYADYAYRLFFFGDEIEAIHRIDPQSGKKLADEKSVTLYPANLFVTGKDTLNQAIKEIQFDLVQQHAYFEKEGRDSEAKRIMERTEFDLEMIRELGYCSGIENYSRYFDGREPGSRPFCLLDYFPNDYLLVVDESHATMPQIRAMWGGDRSRKTALIEYGFRLPSAFDNRPLTFNEFESMYRQAVFVSATPADYELTQANGIIVEQIIRPTGLLDPEIDLRPSTNQIDDLLDEVDNRVKMGDRVLVTTLTKRMAEELQKYMERLGIKSSYVHSDVKTLDRVEILRQLRLGEIDVLIGVNLLREGLDLPEVSLVAILDADKEGFLRDQRSLIQTMGRAARNDRGKVIMYADRMTGSMQRAIDETNRRRATQLAYNQEHGITPRTVRKSHAEIMGQTSLSDYRIQDSTVYTGPDTDSALAIAAEPVVSMMNKVDLEKLIKQTEKQMEAAAKDLDFLTAAKLRDELAALKQVLKTKRD from the coding sequence ATGAAGTATCAACTGACCTCGGAATTCCAACCCACCGGCGACCAGCCGAAGGCCATTCGGCAACTGGTGGAGGGTGTGAACAACGGCGAGCCGGCCCAGGTGCTGCTGGGGGCCACTGGCACCGGCAAAACCTTCACCATGGCCAACGTTATTGCCGAAACCGGCAAGCCTGCCTTGGTGCTCTGCCACAATAAAACCCTGGCCGCCCAGCTCTACGGCGAGTTCAAGCAGTTCTTCCCCAATAATGCCGTCGAGTACTACATCAGCTACTACGACTATTACCAGCCCGAGGCCTACATTGCCAGTTCCGACGTATTCATCGAGAAGGATCTGGCCATCAACCAGGAAATCGAGAAGCTGCGGCTGCACTGCACCTCCACGCTGCTCTCGGGCCGCCGCGACGTCATTGTTATTGCGTCGGTGTCGTGCATCTACGGCATCGGCAACCCCGAGGAGTTCAGCAAAAACGTGATTTACATGGCTCCCGGGCTGCGGTACTCGCGCAATAATCTGCTCTATCAGTTCGTGCAGATTCTGTATTCGCGCACTGAGGTGGAGTTCACGCGGGGCAGCTTCCGAGTGAAGGGCGACACGGTGGACATCTTCCCGGCCTACGCCGACTACGCCTACCGGCTGTTCTTTTTCGGCGACGAAATCGAGGCCATTCACCGCATCGACCCGCAGAGCGGCAAGAAGCTGGCCGATGAGAAATCGGTGACGCTGTACCCGGCCAACTTGTTCGTGACCGGCAAGGACACGCTTAACCAGGCCATCAAGGAAATCCAGTTTGATCTGGTGCAGCAGCACGCCTACTTCGAGAAGGAGGGCCGTGATTCGGAGGCCAAGCGCATCATGGAGCGCACCGAGTTCGACCTGGAGATGATTCGGGAACTGGGCTACTGTTCGGGCATTGAGAACTACTCGCGCTATTTCGACGGCCGGGAACCGGGCAGCCGGCCCTTCTGCCTGCTCGATTATTTCCCCAACGACTACCTGCTGGTAGTGGACGAAAGCCACGCCACCATGCCCCAGATCCGGGCCATGTGGGGCGGCGACCGGAGCCGCAAAACGGCCCTCATCGAGTACGGCTTCCGTTTGCCTTCCGCCTTCGATAACCGTCCGCTTACGTTCAACGAGTTCGAGAGCATGTACCGGCAGGCGGTGTTTGTGAGTGCCACGCCGGCTGATTACGAGCTTACTCAGGCCAACGGTATCATCGTGGAGCAGATCATCCGGCCCACCGGGCTGCTCGATCCGGAAATCGACCTGCGCCCCAGCACTAACCAGATTGACGACCTGCTGGACGAGGTGGACAACCGCGTGAAAATGGGCGACCGGGTGCTGGTGACCACGCTCACCAAGCGCATGGCCGAGGAGCTGCAGAAGTACATGGAGCGCCTGGGTATCAAATCCAGCTACGTGCACTCCGATGTGAAAACCCTGGACCGGGTGGAAATTCTGCGCCAGCTACGCCTCGGCGAAATCGACGTGCTCATCGGCGTAAACCTACTCCGGGAAGGCCTTGACTTACCGGAAGTGAGCCTTGTAGCCATTCTCGATGCCGATAAGGAAGGCTTCCTGCGCGACCAGCGCAGCCTGATTCAGACGATGGGCCGCGCCGCCCGAAACGACCGGGGCAAGGTGATTATGTACGCCGACCGGATGACCGGCTCCATGCAGCGCGCCATCGACGAGACCAACCGCCGCCGCGCCACCCAGCTGGCTTACAACCAGGAGCACGGCATCACGCCGCGCACGGTGCGTAAGAGTCACGCCGAAATCATGGGCCAGACCTCCTTATCGGATTACCGCATCCAGGACAGCACAGTGTACACCGGTCCCGATACCGACTCGGCTCTAGCCATTGCGGCCGAGCCGGTGGTATCGATGATGAATAAGGTGGATCTGGAAAAGCTCATCAAGCAAACCGAAAAGCAAATGGAAGCCGCTGCCAAGGACCTTGATTTCCTCACCGCCGCCAAACTCCGCGACGAGCTGGCTGCGTTGAAACAGGTGCTCAAAACCAAGCGGGATTAA
- a CDS encoding DUF5074 domain-containing protein, with translation MKPFSAFTGLPGRLLLGSAAALSLLACDPDNEPEPTEQPIVTSTVFVVNEGNFLRSNADISLFSKASSSVTNKALFNSANGRTLGDVAQSMAVQDSLGYIVVNNSNKLEVVSLAKFRSKATITGLKLPRYFAAASSAKGYVTETVSYNGGNGRVSVLDLKTNTISKSVEVGVQPEKLLVAGSRLYVTNSGGNTVTVINTATDAVEGTITVGDSPNSLALDRDGKVWVLSGGKVAYNPDYSVDYSRTTKGSLAVITPGQLTATQREVDSNTSSPSKLTINGAKNQLYYTYRRGVYTLGIGDAALPTTPLIRRSFYGLGIDPQDNTIYGGIGSFTAADKVIRYRSTGVAIDSFTVGIGPNGFVFY, from the coding sequence ATGAAACCATTTTCCGCCTTTACCGGCCTTCCCGGCCGCTTGCTTCTGGGCAGTGCCGCCGCCCTAAGCCTGCTGGCCTGTGACCCAGACAACGAGCCGGAGCCTACCGAGCAACCCATCGTCACCAGCACAGTATTCGTGGTGAACGAGGGTAATTTCCTACGTTCCAATGCCGATATCAGCCTGTTCAGCAAAGCCAGCAGTTCGGTAACCAACAAAGCCCTGTTCAACTCCGCCAATGGCCGGACGCTAGGTGACGTGGCCCAAAGCATGGCCGTACAGGACAGCCTGGGTTACATCGTGGTCAACAACAGTAATAAGCTGGAAGTGGTGTCTTTGGCCAAATTCCGCTCCAAGGCCACTATTACTGGCCTGAAGCTGCCCCGCTACTTTGCCGCCGCTTCTTCGGCCAAAGGCTACGTAACCGAAACTGTGTCGTACAACGGCGGCAATGGCCGGGTATCGGTACTGGATCTGAAGACGAATACCATCAGCAAGTCTGTTGAAGTAGGCGTGCAGCCCGAGAAGTTATTGGTGGCCGGCTCACGGCTGTACGTGACCAACAGCGGCGGTAACACCGTAACGGTCATCAATACCGCTACTGATGCCGTGGAAGGCACCATCACCGTGGGCGACTCGCCTAACAGCCTGGCCCTGGACCGTGACGGCAAGGTATGGGTGCTGAGCGGCGGCAAAGTGGCCTACAACCCCGATTACTCCGTGGACTACTCCCGCACCACCAAAGGTAGCCTGGCGGTTATCACGCCCGGTCAGCTGACGGCCACGCAGCGCGAAGTTGACTCCAACACCAGCTCTCCCAGTAAACTCACCATCAACGGCGCCAAAAACCAGCTCTACTACACGTACCGTCGGGGCGTATACACGCTGGGCATCGGGGATGCCGCACTGCCCACCACGCCCCTCATTCGGCGTAGCTTCTACGGGCTGGGCATTGATCCACAGGACAACACCATTTACGGCGGCATCGGCTCCTTTACGGCCGCCGACAAGGTTATCCGCTACCGCAGCACCGGCGTGGCCATCGACTCGTTCACGGTCGGCATCGGCCCGAACGGCTTCGTATTCTATTAA
- a CDS encoding HAD family hydrolase, whose translation MPVSFAFAMPAPRLIAFDADDTLWPNQPHFDEAEARLYDLLTHYGTPAALSSRFFEVQRQNMDLFGYGAKSFMLSMIETVIQLTDGQVTGTEIQHVLDYGKRLLDFPIELLPHVPEVLAHVKQGGLPLMLLTKGDLFDQESKLARSGLGDLFDHVEIVSEKNEATYQRLLSRYGVQPEEFVMIGNSLKSDVLPVARLGGRAAYVPYHTTWVMERVAEDDLAGLTFYKAASLAEIPAWLEQL comes from the coding sequence TTGCCCGTCTCTTTCGCCTTCGCCATGCCCGCGCCCCGACTCATTGCTTTCGACGCCGACGATACTCTCTGGCCCAATCAGCCACACTTTGATGAGGCAGAGGCCCGCCTTTACGACCTCTTGACGCATTACGGTACCCCGGCGGCGCTAAGTAGCCGGTTCTTCGAGGTGCAGCGCCAGAACATGGACTTGTTTGGGTACGGCGCGAAGTCATTTATGCTGTCCATGATTGAAACCGTTATTCAACTGACGGACGGACAGGTAACCGGCACCGAGATTCAGCACGTCCTCGACTACGGCAAGCGGCTGCTGGATTTTCCTATCGAGCTGCTGCCGCACGTACCGGAAGTGCTGGCCCATGTGAAGCAGGGCGGCCTGCCGCTGATGTTGCTCACTAAAGGCGACCTGTTCGACCAGGAAAGCAAGCTGGCCCGCTCCGGTCTGGGCGACTTATTCGACCATGTAGAAATTGTGAGCGAGAAAAACGAAGCTACCTATCAGCGCCTGCTCAGCCGCTACGGCGTGCAACCGGAGGAATTCGTCATGATTGGCAATTCCCTGAAGTCCGATGTGCTGCCGGTGGCGCGCCTGGGTGGCCGGGCGGCTTACGTGCCTTACCATACCACCTGGGTAATGGAACGCGTAGCCGAAGACGACTTGGCAGGACTGACCTTCTACAAAGCCGCTTCCCTAGCCGAAATTCCGGCTTGGCTGGAGCAGTTATAG